The proteins below come from a single Necator americanus strain Aroian chromosome V, whole genome shotgun sequence genomic window:
- a CDS encoding hypothetical protein (NECATOR_CHRV.G18100.T2) produces the protein MTGSMFLPVVQSMVYQKVCMLLSNETGIYDCVNAVSAASKNQRIQTEANRIVLTASICICTTGVLTSRFIGSISDKKSRKISMLIPYVGLLIADVSLLLQALFFNSSPYLFPLSELIFGCFGGYMGIISTSFAYLTSIPGVTMKERSKSIARLEGALGVGGILGFLISSQLRTITYVNTYLFFIFVHVFCFCYIAQMKNHDVRTNRKSSADFKLFPSLLLSRVKLCEFRLLLCYIAFGASYFALIGSSHILFFYLKQRFYWDAEFYGYLRALTQFSSTVMALFVYPLCKSYAVRDGTLVLVGLAARSLGRAWLAVAWNGASVFGVIPFEMFARFPATGLRSLISNNVPPEERGSAFAIVAILEGGCKLVAAVFFHLLFPWSISFMPQLSFVVMAALIVPPTILFWCYKNELEQNEDAVNEEETLNKSPSNEEINSP, from the exons ATGACCGGTTCCATGTTCCTGCCTGTAGTACAATCCATGGTTTATCAAAAG GTATGCATGCTACTTTCGAATGAAACTGGGATCTATGACTGTGTTAATGCAGTTTCTGCAGCGTCAAAAAATCAACGGATCCAAACAGAAGCAAACAGGATTGTTCTTACTGC TTCCATCTGCATATGTACGACTGGTGTCCTGACTTCGCGTTTTATTGGCAGCATAAGCGACAAAAAGTCTCGAAAAATATCTATGTTGATACCGTATGTTGGTCTTCTTATTGCGGACGTGTCACTATTATTACAAGCGCTATTCTTTAAC TCCTCGCCATACCTTTTTCCTTTGTCAGAACTCATTTTTGGATGCTTTGGAGGATATATGGGGATTATATCAACTTCTTTTGCTTATCTCACTTCTATACCAGGCGTCACAATGAAAGAACGAAGCAAATCGATTGCTCGACTTGAAGGAGCCCTAGGTGTTGGAG GAATCTTgggatttttgatttcttctcaactGCGGACGATTACTTATGTCAATACTTatttgttcttcatttttgttcatgtattttgtttttgctatATTGCACAAATGAAGAATCATGACGTTAGAACAAATCGGAAATCATCAGCCGACTTCAAG CTGTTTCCTTCACTGCTTCTTTCTCGTGTAAAACTTTGCGAATTTCGTTTGCTGTTGTGCTATATCGCCTTTGGAGCGTCATATTTCGCTCTGATTG gatCTTCACATATTCTGTTCTTTTACCTAAAGCAGCGATTTTACTGGGATGCAGAGTTCTACGGGTATTTGCGTGCACTTACGCAATTTTCTTCCACAGTAATG GCACTTTTTGTATATCCGTTGTGCAAATCTTATGCTGTTCGTGACGGGACGTTGGTGCTTGTTGGTTTGGCTGCACGCAGCCTTGGGAGAGCATGGTTGGCAGTGGCGTGGAATGGAGCAAGCGTTTTTGGAG TCATTCCATTCGAAATGTTTGCTCGATTTCCGGCAACTGGCCTTCGTTCGCTCATTTCGAACAATGTGCCTCCGGAAGAACGAG GATCTGCTTTTGCAATAGTCGCAATTCTTGAAGGAGGATGCAAATTGGTTGCGGCTGTCTTCTTCCATCTTTTGTTCCCCTGGTCGATTTCATTCATGCCACAGTTGTCTTTCGTGGTGATGGCAGCACTTATTGTGCCTCCCACCATCCTTTTCTG GTGCTACAAGAATGAGCTGGAACAGAATGAGGATGCTGTCAACGAAGAGGAAACGTTGAATAAGTCACCATCTAATGAAGAAATTAATTCTCCGTGA
- a CDS encoding hypothetical protein (NECATOR_CHRV.G18100.T1): protein MDIRNYIYIPACLYSMTGSMFLPVVQSMVYQKVCMLLSNETGIYDCVNAVSAASKNQRIQTEANRIVLTASICICTTGVLTSRFIGSISDKKSRKISMLIPYVGLLIADVSLLLQALFFNSSPYLFPLSELIFGCFGGYMGIISTSFAYLTSIPGVTMKERSKSIARLEGALGVGGILGFLISSQLRTITYVNTYLFFIFVHVFCFCYIAQMKNHDVRTNRKSSADFKLFPSLLLSRVKLCEFRLLLCYIAFGASYFALIGSSHILFFYLKQRFYWDAEFYGYLRALTQFSSTVMALFVYPLCKSYAVRDGTLVLVGLAARSLGRAWLAVAWNGASVFGVIPFEMFARFPATGLRSLISNNVPPEERGSAFAIVAILEGGCKLVAAVFFHLLFPWSISFMPQLSFVVMAALIVPPTILFWCYKNELEQNEDAVNEEETLNKSPSNEEINSP, encoded by the exons ATGGATATTCGAAACTACATATATATTCCCGCATGTCTCTATAGCATGACCGGTTCCATGTTCCTGCCTGTAGTACAATCCATGGTTTATCAAAAG GTATGCATGCTACTTTCGAATGAAACTGGGATCTATGACTGTGTTAATGCAGTTTCTGCAGCGTCAAAAAATCAACGGATCCAAACAGAAGCAAACAGGATTGTTCTTACTGC TTCCATCTGCATATGTACGACTGGTGTCCTGACTTCGCGTTTTATTGGCAGCATAAGCGACAAAAAGTCTCGAAAAATATCTATGTTGATACCGTATGTTGGTCTTCTTATTGCGGACGTGTCACTATTATTACAAGCGCTATTCTTTAAC TCCTCGCCATACCTTTTTCCTTTGTCAGAACTCATTTTTGGATGCTTTGGAGGATATATGGGGATTATATCAACTTCTTTTGCTTATCTCACTTCTATACCAGGCGTCACAATGAAAGAACGAAGCAAATCGATTGCTCGACTTGAAGGAGCCCTAGGTGTTGGAG GAATCTTgggatttttgatttcttctcaactGCGGACGATTACTTATGTCAATACTTatttgttcttcatttttgttcatgtattttgtttttgctatATTGCACAAATGAAGAATCATGACGTTAGAACAAATCGGAAATCATCAGCCGACTTCAAG CTGTTTCCTTCACTGCTTCTTTCTCGTGTAAAACTTTGCGAATTTCGTTTGCTGTTGTGCTATATCGCCTTTGGAGCGTCATATTTCGCTCTGATTG gatCTTCACATATTCTGTTCTTTTACCTAAAGCAGCGATTTTACTGGGATGCAGAGTTCTACGGGTATTTGCGTGCACTTACGCAATTTTCTTCCACAGTAATG GCACTTTTTGTATATCCGTTGTGCAAATCTTATGCTGTTCGTGACGGGACGTTGGTGCTTGTTGGTTTGGCTGCACGCAGCCTTGGGAGAGCATGGTTGGCAGTGGCGTGGAATGGAGCAAGCGTTTTTGGAG TCATTCCATTCGAAATGTTTGCTCGATTTCCGGCAACTGGCCTTCGTTCGCTCATTTCGAACAATGTGCCTCCGGAAGAACGAG GATCTGCTTTTGCAATAGTCGCAATTCTTGAAGGAGGATGCAAATTGGTTGCGGCTGTCTTCTTCCATCTTTTGTTCCCCTGGTCGATTTCATTCATGCCACAGTTGTCTTTCGTGGTGATGGCAGCACTTATTGTGCCTCCCACCATCCTTTTCTG GTGCTACAAGAATGAGCTGGAACAGAATGAGGATGCTGTCAACGAAGAGGAAACGTTGAATAAGTCACCATCTAATGAAGAAATTAATTCTCCGTGA
- a CDS encoding hypothetical protein (NECATOR_CHRV.G18099.T2), whose amino-acid sequence MITVPHWRIARQEIVSKRFAFLGSYPPCPWYRPLKTEFTALINVTPEEQEHFMNDEMRMFLAGYETENVRFGYSTDSDAPVSLKVNPSLDPFMRSAVERFKNVLIDIWHIRTYGYDLKHDRSFSLTARAVAYEVVKRLNELLLPLIETDEYDLADYGLNTLSRSVSAVKSSIKVYADIIKAIKKEMLIGGQVLTMLYRAREEAIIVKDIKDLSEIFEVAWKMFSCRVGTWVEQGLVDDCEFEFIIWPTSALSSSAISKIMSSSKLKLDSKDYILIEDLCPSFMQRLLPSIAKCGNYIYMMEKTRTRDPLSVDWAKLDIIGLQRKVKEIEKVKSALVLKQLRTSISFDNAIRDTMTLLLKGRDLDVLIRAKEPIIYRPVEEVSKQQLRRLSDLFIKGLAVKFPFVSNFKLSSSSTNVFEELRTSGLIVDAPKEPLPTKEQPIILDLLTLTYTPPSKMEKLIPPYVVSLYTLVFRVYLQLHAAINCLSDAMFELGLTRDPANYRRCAILTSLHRNVLDLTVSIADAVTRAIMDFEIQMAKADSVDAVLQLQRVVLDQIFKESRMDQWKRVAYLQRLVDLISTAGLNGLLHSFSLNEEYYAILEEVESMLLTE is encoded by the exons TTTCGAAGCGGTTCGCGTTTTTGGGATCCTATCCTCCGTGTCCATGGTATCGTCCATTAAAAACTGAG TTTACTGCTTTGATAAACGTGACTCCAGAAGAGCAGGAGCATTTTATGAATGATGAAATGCGAATGTTTTTAGCA GGATACGAAACAGAAAACGTTCGCTTTGGTTATAGCACTGATTCTGATGCTCCGGTTTCGCTCAAAGTTAATCCTTCGCTTGACCCTTTTATGAG GTCTGCTGTTGAAAGGTTTAAGAACGTGCTCATCGACATCTGGCATATACGAACGTACGGCTATG ATCTGAAACACGATCGCTCTTTTTCACTGACCGCACGTGCAGTTGCTTACGAAGTCGTCAAACGCCTGAACGAACTTCTACTACCTCTAATTGAAACTGACGAGTATGAC CTCGCTGACTATGGCTTAAATACCCTCAGTCGAAGTGTTTCTGCTGTGAAATCTTCTATTAAAGTATATGCAGATATTATAAAAGCTATAAAAAAG GAAATGCTTATCGGCGGACAAGTTCTGACTATGTTATATCGTGCGCGCGAAGAAGCTATTATAGTGAAAGATATCAAAgatctttctgaaatttttgag GTTGCTTGGAAAATGTTTTCGTGTCGAGTAGGAACGTGGGTAGAGCAAGGCTTAGTGGATGACTGTgaatttgag TTCATTATCTGGCCCACGTCGGCTCTTTCATCATCGGCGATATCGAAGATCATGTCATCGTCGAAGCTGAA ACTTGATTCGAAAGACTATATTCTGATAGAAGATTTGTGTCCTTCGTTTATGCAGCGGCTCCTTCCATCTATTGCAAAATGTGGCAACTATATTTATATGATGGAGAAGACACGAACAAGAG ATCCCTTATCCGTGGATTGGGCGAAGCTCGATATCATTGGCTTGCAAAGAAAg GTGAAAGAGATAGAAAAAGTGAAGTCAGCATTGGTACTGAAGCAGTTGCGCACTTCAATTTCCTTCGACAATGCAATACG gGACACCATGACATTACTACTTAAAGGTAGAGATCTTGATGTTCTGATAAGAGCAAAAGAACCAATCATTTATAGACCTGTTGAGGAAGTTTCCAA ACAACAATTGCGACGACTTTCTGATTTATTTATAAAGGGTCTTGCGGTGAAATTCCCGTTTGTCTCAAACTTCAA GCTGTCATCCTCTTCTACCAATGTCTTTGAAGAATTGCGTACTTCTGGTCTTATAGTCGACGCTCCCAAAGAGCCACTCCCGACGAAAGAACAG CCTATAATTCTCGATTTGTTGACACTTACCTATACTCCTCCATCGAAGATGGAAAAGTTGATTCCTCCATACGTAGTGAGCCTGTACACCCTCGTGTTTCGAGTGTACCTACAATTACATGCGGCTATCAACTGCTTATCTGACGC aatgTTCGAGCTGGGTTTAACCAGAGATCCTGCAAATTATCGCCGTTGTGCAATTCTTACATCTTTGCATCGCAACGTTCTTGATCTAACTGTGAGCATTGCTGATGCGGTTACCCGTGCTATTATGGATTTTGAGATTCAGATGGCTaag GCTGATAGTGTTGATGCTGTACTACAACTTCAGAGGGTTGTCCTGGATCAGATATTCAAG GAAAGCCGAATGGATCAGTGGAAAAGGGTGGCCTATCTGCAACGTTTGGTGGACCTCATTTCTACAGCAGGGTTGAACGGGCTTTTA CACTCATTTTCCCTCAATGAAGAATACTATGCGATACTGGAGGAAGTAGAATCGATGCTGCTCACTGAATAG